Proteins co-encoded in one Enterobacter sp. R4-368 genomic window:
- the cpoB gene encoding cell division protein CpoB, producing the protein MSSNFRHHLLSLSLLVGIAAPWAANAQAPISSVGSGSVEDRVTQLERISNAHSQLLTQLQQQLSDNQADIDTLRGQIQENQYQLNQVVERQQQILQQIGNLSSGGAAGQTQQTSGDQSGAATQAPAADSGANTGAANTGAPVQSGDANTDYNAAVALVQDKSHQDEAIAAFQNFVKKYPDSTYIPNANYWLGQLNYNKGKKDDAAYYFASVVKNFPKSPKAPDAMYKVGVIMQDKGDTAKAKAVYQQVVSKYPGTEGAKQAQKRLGSM; encoded by the coding sequence ATGAGCAGTAACTTCAGACATCATCTGTTGAGTCTGTCGTTACTGGTTGGCATAGCGGCCCCCTGGGCCGCTAATGCTCAGGCGCCAATCAGTAGTGTCGGCTCAGGCTCGGTCGAAGACCGCGTCACTCAACTCGAGCGTATTTCCAATGCTCACAGCCAGCTTTTAACTCAACTCCAGCAACAACTCTCCGATAATCAGGCCGATATTGATACGCTTCGTGGGCAAATCCAGGAAAATCAATATCAACTGAACCAGGTGGTTGAACGCCAACAGCAAATTTTGCAGCAGATAGGCAATCTTAGCAGTGGCGGTGCGGCGGGGCAGACGCAGCAGACATCCGGCGATCAGAGCGGGGCGGCAACGCAGGCTCCGGCAGCGGATTCTGGTGCCAACACGGGGGCGGCGAATACTGGCGCGCCCGTACAAAGTGGTGATGCCAATACCGATTACAATGCTGCGGTGGCGCTGGTGCAGGATAAATCCCACCAGGATGAAGCTATCGCTGCATTCCAGAATTTCGTCAAAAAATACCCTGATTCAACCTACATACCGAATGCCAACTACTGGCTCGGGCAGTTGAATTACAACAAGGGTAAAAAAGACGATGCTGCTTATTACTTCGCTTCAGTGGTGAAAAATTTCCCGAAGTCGCCTAAAGCGCCAGACGCTATGTACAAGGTCGGCGTGATTATGCAAGACAAAGGGGATACAGCAAAAGCGAAAGCGGTCTACCAGCAGGTGGTCAGTAAATACCCTGGTACCGAAGGTGCTAAACAAGCGCAAAAACGTCTTGGTTCGATGTAA